The proteins below come from a single Triticum aestivum cultivar Chinese Spring chromosome 5D, IWGSC CS RefSeq v2.1, whole genome shotgun sequence genomic window:
- the LOC123121699 gene encoding protein indeterminate-domain 16, with translation MLGSCAPMAGPPTDEETAEPPFGSSLQIATGSPATKRKRRPAGTPDPDAEVVSLSPRTLLESDRYVCEICNQGFQRDQNLQMHRRRHKVPWKLLKREAGEAARKRVFVCPEPSCLHHDPSHALGDLVGIKKHFRRKHSGHRQWACSRCSKAYAVHSDYKAHLKTCGTRGHSCDCGRVFSRVESFIEHQDTCTAGCPQAGPGVAAPACGVAAAPSSQQQAPPPAISLSRSRTASSTSPSSDVVISAVTWPGAAAMRSPNAAAFHRFEQQVPSPRTPQPDGRGGGGHNLELQLMPPSSSSTGGASAPLGVAPSRYAAPQSPPAPISQGDDAAMQLQLSIGFCSGDSRGRRDVGEPSGGTAARTMQEAREELRQAMAEKAAADEARAQAKRQGELAEQELASAKRMRHQAQVELSRAHALREHAVRQVNATLLQITCFSCRQKFRAVRPSAAMSSEVACSYVTEGGDVEVDNVGETLILDGMRRRQQHATMDTV, from the exons ATGTTGGGCTCTTGCGCGCCGATGGCTGGGCCGCCTACCGACGAGGAGACGGCGGAGCCGCCGTTCGGGTCGTCGTTGCAGATCGCCACCGGCTCCCCCGCGACCAAGAGGAAACGCCGGCCAGCCGGGACACCAG ACCCGGACGCGGAGGTGGTGTCGCTGTCGCCGCGGACGCTGCTGGAGTCGGACCGGTACGTGTGCGAGATCTGCAACCAGGGGTTCCAGCGCGACCAGAACCTGCAGATGCACCGGCGGCGGCACAAGGTGCCGTGGAAGCTGCTGAAGCgggaggccggcgaggcggcgcggaagCGGGTGTTCGTGTGCCCGGAGCCGAGCTGCCTGCACCACGACCCCTCCCACGCCCTGGGCGACCTGGTCGGCATCAAGAAGCACTTCCGCCGCAAGCACAGCGGCCACCGCCAGTGGGCCTGCAGCCGCTGCTCCAAGGCCTACGCCGTCCACTCCGACTACAAGGCCCACCTCAAGACCTGCGGCACCCGCGGCCACTCCTGCGACTGCGGCCGCGTCTTCTCCCG GGTGGAGAGCTTCATAGAGCACCAGGACACGTGCACCGCCGGTTGCCCGCAGGCGGGGCCGGGCGTGGCAGCGCCGGCGTGTGGAGTGGCGGCCGCCCCGTCGTCGCAGCAgcaggcgccgccgccggcgataTCGCTCTCTCGGTCCCGGACagcgtccagcaccagcccgtccaGCGACGTCGTCATCAGCGCCGTGACCTGGCCCGGCGCCGCGGCAATGCGGAGCCCCAACGCCGCCGCGTTCCACCGGTTCGAACAGCAGGTGCCGTCGCCGCGCACGCCGCAGCCCGATGGCCGTGGCGGTGGTGGGCACAACCTTGAGCTGCAGCTCATGCcgccgtccagcagcagcacgggtGGTGCGTCTGCGCCTCTGGGCGTGGCGCCGTCGCGGTACGCAGCGCCACAGTCACCGCCGGCGCCCATCTCGCAGGGAGACGACGCCGCCATGCAGCTGCAGCTTTCAATCGGCTTCTGCAGCGGCGACAGCCGTGGAAGGAGAGACGTGGGCGAGCCCAGCGGTGGCACCGCAGCCAGGACCAtgcaggaggcacgggaggagcTGCGGCAAGCGATGGCGGAGAAGGCCGCCGCGGACGAGGCACGCGCGCAGGCGAAGCGGCAGGGGGAGCTGGCCGAGCAGGAGCTGGCGAGCGCCAAACGCATGCGGCACCAGGCGCAGGTGGAGCTGAGCCGCGCCCACGCGCTCCGCGAGCACGCCGTGCGGCAGGTCAACGCGACGCTGCTCCAGATCACCTGCTTCAGCTGCCGCCAGAAGTTCCGGGCGGTGAGGCCGTCCGCCGCCATGTCGTCGGAGGTGGCCTGCAGCTACGTGACcgagggcggcgacgtcgaggTCGACAACGTCGGCGAGACCCTCATCCTCGACGGCATGCGGCGGCGCCAACAACACGCCACAATGGACACAGTGTAG